A part of Apodemus sylvaticus chromosome 19, mApoSyl1.1, whole genome shotgun sequence genomic DNA contains:
- the LOC127669619 gene encoding H-2 class I histocompatibility antigen, D-B alpha chain-like isoform X39 produces the protein MGAMASCTLLLLLAAALAPTQTRAGSHSLRYFETAVSRPGLGKPRYISVGYLDDTQFVRFHSDAENPRFEPRAPWMEQEGPEYWEQETQRAKGRVQWYGVNLRNLCSYYNQSEAGSHTIQGMSGCDMGSDGSLLRGYQQFAYDGRDYIALNDDLKTWTAVDLAAQITRRKWEQAGAADIDRAYLEGECLESLRRYLELGKETLLRTDPPKAHVTHHPRPEGDVTLRCWALGFYPADITLTWQLNGEELTQDMELVETRPAGDGTFQKWASVVVPFGEEQNYTCHVHHEGLSEPLTLKWEPPPSTNSNMVIIAVLAVLGAVAIIGAVVAFVMKIRRNTAFLLTGGQGGDYAPAPA, from the exons ATGGGGGCGATGGCTTCGTGCACACTGCTCCTGCTGCTGGCGGCCGCCCTGGCCCCAACCCAGACCCGCGCGG GCTCACACTCGCTGCGGTATTTCGAGACCGCCGTGTCCCGGCCCGGCCTCGGGAAACCCCGGTACATCTCTGTCGGCTATTTGGACGACACGCAGTTCGTGCGCTTCCACAGCGACGCGGAAAATCCGAGATTCGAGCCACGGGCACCGTGGATGGAGCAGGAGGGGCCGGAGTATTGGGAGCAGGAGACACAGAGAGCCAAGGGCCGTGTGCAGTGGTACGGAGTCAACCTGAGGAACCTGTGCAGCTACTACAACCAGAGCGAGGCCG GCTCTCACACAATCCAGGGGATGTCTGGCTGTGACATGGGGTCGGACGGCAGCCTCCTCCGCGGGTACCAGCAGTTCGCCTATGATGGCCGCGATTACATCGCCCTGAACGATGACCTGAAAACGTGGACAGCGGTGGACCTGGCGGCGCAGATCACCCGACGCAAGTGGGAGCAGGCTGGTGCTGCAGACATAGACAGGGCCTATCTGGAGGGCGAGTGCCTGGAGTCGCTCCGCAGATACCTGGAGCTCGGGAAGGAGACGCTGCTGCGCACAG ATCCCCCAAAGGCACATGTGACCCATCACCCCAGACCTGAAGGTGATGTCACCCTGAGGTGCTGGGCCCTGGGCTTCTACCCTGCTGACATCACCCTGACCTGGCAGTTGAATGGGGAGGAGCTGACCCAGGACATGGAGCTTGTGGAGACCAGGCCTGCAGGGGATGGAAccttccagaagtgggcatctgTAGTGGTGCCTTTTGGGGAGGAGCAGAATTACACATGTCATGTGCACCATGAGGGGCTGTCTGAGCCCCTCACCCTGAAATggg AGCCTCCTCCATCCACCAACTCCAATATGGTGATCATTGCTGTTCTGGCTGTCCTTGGAGCTGTGGCCATCATCGGAGCTGTGGTGGCTTTTGTGATGAAAATAAGGAGAAACACAG CTTTCCTTCTCACAGGTGGACAAGGAGGAGACTATGCTCCAGCTCCAG
- the LOC127669619 gene encoding H-2 class I histocompatibility antigen, D-B alpha chain-like isoform X9, with protein MGAMASCTLLLLLAAALAPTQTRAGSHSLRYFETAVSRPGLGKPRYISVGYLDDTQFVRFHSDAENPRFEPRAPWMEQEGPEYWEQETQRAKGRVQWYGVNLRNLCSYYNQSEAGSHTIQGMSGCDMGSDGSLLRGYQQFAYDGRDYIALNDDLKTWTAVDLAAQITRRKWEQAGAADIDRAYLEGECLESLRRYLELGKETLLRTDPPKAHVTHHPRPEGDVTLRCWALGFYPADITLTWQLNGEELTQDMELVETRPAGDGTFQKWASVVVPFGEEQNYTCHVHHEGLSEPLTLKWEPPPSTNSNMVIIAVLAVLGAVAIIGAVVAFVMKIRRNTAFLLTGGQGGDYAPAPGRDGSQSSDMSLPDCKGDTLGSDWGGAMWT; from the exons ATGGGGGCGATGGCTTCGTGCACACTGCTCCTGCTGCTGGCGGCCGCCCTGGCCCCAACCCAGACCCGCGCGG GCTCACACTCGCTGCGGTATTTCGAGACCGCCGTGTCCCGGCCCGGCCTCGGGAAACCCCGGTACATCTCTGTCGGCTATTTGGACGACACGCAGTTCGTGCGCTTCCACAGCGACGCGGAAAATCCGAGATTCGAGCCACGGGCACCGTGGATGGAGCAGGAGGGGCCGGAGTATTGGGAGCAGGAGACACAGAGAGCCAAGGGCCGTGTGCAGTGGTACGGAGTCAACCTGAGGAACCTGTGCAGCTACTACAACCAGAGCGAGGCCG GCTCTCACACAATCCAGGGGATGTCTGGCTGTGACATGGGGTCGGACGGCAGCCTCCTCCGCGGGTACCAGCAGTTCGCCTATGATGGCCGCGATTACATCGCCCTGAACGATGACCTGAAAACGTGGACAGCGGTGGACCTGGCGGCGCAGATCACCCGACGCAAGTGGGAGCAGGCTGGTGCTGCAGACATAGACAGGGCCTATCTGGAGGGCGAGTGCCTGGAGTCGCTCCGCAGATACCTGGAGCTCGGGAAGGAGACGCTGCTGCGCACAG ATCCCCCAAAGGCACATGTGACCCATCACCCCAGACCTGAAGGTGATGTCACCCTGAGGTGCTGGGCCCTGGGCTTCTACCCTGCTGACATCACCCTGACCTGGCAGTTGAATGGGGAGGAGCTGACCCAGGACATGGAGCTTGTGGAGACCAGGCCTGCAGGGGATGGAAccttccagaagtgggcatctgTAGTGGTGCCTTTTGGGGAGGAGCAGAATTACACATGTCATGTGCACCATGAGGGGCTGTCTGAGCCCCTCACCCTGAAATggg AGCCTCCTCCATCCACCAACTCCAATATGGTGATCATTGCTGTTCTGGCTGTCCTTGGAGCTGTGGCCATCATCGGAGCTGTGGTGGCTTTTGTGATGAAAATAAGGAGAAACACAG CTTTCCTTCTCACAGGTGGACAAGGAGGAGACTATGCTCCAGCTCCAG GCAGGGACGGCTCCCAGAGCTCTGATATGTCTCTCCCAGATTGTAAAG
- the LOC127669619 gene encoding H-2 class I histocompatibility antigen, D-B alpha chain-like isoform X43, protein MGAMASCTLLLLLAAALAPTQTRAGSHSLRYFETAVSRPGLGKPRYISVGYLDDTQFVRFHSDAENPRFEPRAPWMEQEGPEYWEQETQRAKGRVQWYGVNLRNLCSYYNQSEAGSHTIQGMSGCDMGSDGSLLRGYQQFAYDGRDYIALNDDLKTWTAVDLAAQITRRKWEQAGAADIDRAYLEGECLESLRRYLELGKETLLRTDPPKAHVTHHPRPEGDVTLRCWALGFYPADITLTWQLNGEELTQDMELVETRPAGDGTFQKWASVVVPFGEEQNYTCHVHHEGLSEPLTLKWEPPPSTNSNMVIIAVLAVLGAVAIIGAVVAFVMKIRRNTGGQGGDYAPAPA, encoded by the exons ATGGGGGCGATGGCTTCGTGCACACTGCTCCTGCTGCTGGCGGCCGCCCTGGCCCCAACCCAGACCCGCGCGG GCTCACACTCGCTGCGGTATTTCGAGACCGCCGTGTCCCGGCCCGGCCTCGGGAAACCCCGGTACATCTCTGTCGGCTATTTGGACGACACGCAGTTCGTGCGCTTCCACAGCGACGCGGAAAATCCGAGATTCGAGCCACGGGCACCGTGGATGGAGCAGGAGGGGCCGGAGTATTGGGAGCAGGAGACACAGAGAGCCAAGGGCCGTGTGCAGTGGTACGGAGTCAACCTGAGGAACCTGTGCAGCTACTACAACCAGAGCGAGGCCG GCTCTCACACAATCCAGGGGATGTCTGGCTGTGACATGGGGTCGGACGGCAGCCTCCTCCGCGGGTACCAGCAGTTCGCCTATGATGGCCGCGATTACATCGCCCTGAACGATGACCTGAAAACGTGGACAGCGGTGGACCTGGCGGCGCAGATCACCCGACGCAAGTGGGAGCAGGCTGGTGCTGCAGACATAGACAGGGCCTATCTGGAGGGCGAGTGCCTGGAGTCGCTCCGCAGATACCTGGAGCTCGGGAAGGAGACGCTGCTGCGCACAG ATCCCCCAAAGGCACATGTGACCCATCACCCCAGACCTGAAGGTGATGTCACCCTGAGGTGCTGGGCCCTGGGCTTCTACCCTGCTGACATCACCCTGACCTGGCAGTTGAATGGGGAGGAGCTGACCCAGGACATGGAGCTTGTGGAGACCAGGCCTGCAGGGGATGGAAccttccagaagtgggcatctgTAGTGGTGCCTTTTGGGGAGGAGCAGAATTACACATGTCATGTGCACCATGAGGGGCTGTCTGAGCCCCTCACCCTGAAATggg AGCCTCCTCCATCCACCAACTCCAATATGGTGATCATTGCTGTTCTGGCTGTCCTTGGAGCTGTGGCCATCATCGGAGCTGTGGTGGCTTTTGTGATGAAAATAAGGAGAAACACAG GTGGACAAGGAGGAGACTATGCTCCAGCTCCAG
- the LOC127669619 gene encoding H-2 class I histocompatibility antigen, D-B alpha chain-like isoform X26 yields the protein MGAMASCTLLLLLAAALAPTQTRAGSHSLRYFETAVSRPGLGKPRYISVGYLDDTQFVRFHSDAENPRFEPRAPWMEQEGPEYWEQETQRAKGRVQWYGVNLRNLCSYYNQSEAGSHTIQGMSGCDMGSDGSLLRGYQQFAYDGRDYIALNDDLKTWTAVDLAAQITRRKWEQAGAADIDRAYLEGECLESLRRYLELGKETLLRTDPPKAHVTHHPRPEGDVTLRCWALGFYPADITLTWQLNGEELTQDMELVETRPAGDGTFQKWASVVVPFGEEQNYTCHVHHEGLSEPLTLKWEPPPSTNSNMVIIAVLAVLGAVAIIGAVVAFVMKIRRNTAFLLTGGQGGDYAPAPGRDGSQSSDMSLPDCKA from the exons ATGGGGGCGATGGCTTCGTGCACACTGCTCCTGCTGCTGGCGGCCGCCCTGGCCCCAACCCAGACCCGCGCGG GCTCACACTCGCTGCGGTATTTCGAGACCGCCGTGTCCCGGCCCGGCCTCGGGAAACCCCGGTACATCTCTGTCGGCTATTTGGACGACACGCAGTTCGTGCGCTTCCACAGCGACGCGGAAAATCCGAGATTCGAGCCACGGGCACCGTGGATGGAGCAGGAGGGGCCGGAGTATTGGGAGCAGGAGACACAGAGAGCCAAGGGCCGTGTGCAGTGGTACGGAGTCAACCTGAGGAACCTGTGCAGCTACTACAACCAGAGCGAGGCCG GCTCTCACACAATCCAGGGGATGTCTGGCTGTGACATGGGGTCGGACGGCAGCCTCCTCCGCGGGTACCAGCAGTTCGCCTATGATGGCCGCGATTACATCGCCCTGAACGATGACCTGAAAACGTGGACAGCGGTGGACCTGGCGGCGCAGATCACCCGACGCAAGTGGGAGCAGGCTGGTGCTGCAGACATAGACAGGGCCTATCTGGAGGGCGAGTGCCTGGAGTCGCTCCGCAGATACCTGGAGCTCGGGAAGGAGACGCTGCTGCGCACAG ATCCCCCAAAGGCACATGTGACCCATCACCCCAGACCTGAAGGTGATGTCACCCTGAGGTGCTGGGCCCTGGGCTTCTACCCTGCTGACATCACCCTGACCTGGCAGTTGAATGGGGAGGAGCTGACCCAGGACATGGAGCTTGTGGAGACCAGGCCTGCAGGGGATGGAAccttccagaagtgggcatctgTAGTGGTGCCTTTTGGGGAGGAGCAGAATTACACATGTCATGTGCACCATGAGGGGCTGTCTGAGCCCCTCACCCTGAAATggg AGCCTCCTCCATCCACCAACTCCAATATGGTGATCATTGCTGTTCTGGCTGTCCTTGGAGCTGTGGCCATCATCGGAGCTGTGGTGGCTTTTGTGATGAAAATAAGGAGAAACACAG CTTTCCTTCTCACAGGTGGACAAGGAGGAGACTATGCTCCAGCTCCAG GCAGGGACGGCTCCCAGAGCTCTGATATGTCTCTCCCAGATTGTAAAG
- the LOC127669619 gene encoding H-2 class I histocompatibility antigen, D-B alpha chain-like isoform X12: MGAMASCTLLLLLAAALAPTQTRAGSHSLRYFETAVSRPGLGKPRYISVGYLDDTQFVRFHSDAENPRFEPRAPWMEQEGPEYWEQETQRAKGRVQWYGVNLRNLCSYYNQSEAGSHTIQGMSGCDMGSDGSLLRGYQQFAYDGRDYIALNDDLKTWTAVDLAAQITRRKWEQAGAADIDRAYLEGECLESLRRYLELGKETLLRTDPPKAHVTHHPRPEGDVTLRCWALGFYPADITLTWQLNGEELTQDMELVETRPAGDGTFQKWASVVVPFGEEQNYTCHVHHEGLSEPLTLKWEPPPSTNSNMVIIAVLAVLGAVAIIGAVVAFVMKIRRNTAFLLTGGQGGDYAPAPGRDGSQSSDMSLPDCKAGRQLPGVD; this comes from the exons ATGGGGGCGATGGCTTCGTGCACACTGCTCCTGCTGCTGGCGGCCGCCCTGGCCCCAACCCAGACCCGCGCGG GCTCACACTCGCTGCGGTATTTCGAGACCGCCGTGTCCCGGCCCGGCCTCGGGAAACCCCGGTACATCTCTGTCGGCTATTTGGACGACACGCAGTTCGTGCGCTTCCACAGCGACGCGGAAAATCCGAGATTCGAGCCACGGGCACCGTGGATGGAGCAGGAGGGGCCGGAGTATTGGGAGCAGGAGACACAGAGAGCCAAGGGCCGTGTGCAGTGGTACGGAGTCAACCTGAGGAACCTGTGCAGCTACTACAACCAGAGCGAGGCCG GCTCTCACACAATCCAGGGGATGTCTGGCTGTGACATGGGGTCGGACGGCAGCCTCCTCCGCGGGTACCAGCAGTTCGCCTATGATGGCCGCGATTACATCGCCCTGAACGATGACCTGAAAACGTGGACAGCGGTGGACCTGGCGGCGCAGATCACCCGACGCAAGTGGGAGCAGGCTGGTGCTGCAGACATAGACAGGGCCTATCTGGAGGGCGAGTGCCTGGAGTCGCTCCGCAGATACCTGGAGCTCGGGAAGGAGACGCTGCTGCGCACAG ATCCCCCAAAGGCACATGTGACCCATCACCCCAGACCTGAAGGTGATGTCACCCTGAGGTGCTGGGCCCTGGGCTTCTACCCTGCTGACATCACCCTGACCTGGCAGTTGAATGGGGAGGAGCTGACCCAGGACATGGAGCTTGTGGAGACCAGGCCTGCAGGGGATGGAAccttccagaagtgggcatctgTAGTGGTGCCTTTTGGGGAGGAGCAGAATTACACATGTCATGTGCACCATGAGGGGCTGTCTGAGCCCCTCACCCTGAAATggg AGCCTCCTCCATCCACCAACTCCAATATGGTGATCATTGCTGTTCTGGCTGTCCTTGGAGCTGTGGCCATCATCGGAGCTGTGGTGGCTTTTGTGATGAAAATAAGGAGAAACACAG CTTTCCTTCTCACAGGTGGACAAGGAGGAGACTATGCTCCAGCTCCAG GCAGGGACGGCTCCCAGAGCTCTGATATGTCTCTCCCAGATTGTAAAG CAGGAAGACAGCTGCCTGGAGTGGACTGA
- the LOC127669619 gene encoding H-2 class I histocompatibility antigen, D-B alpha chain-like isoform X44, translating to MGAMASCTLLLLLAAALAPTQTRAGSHSLRYFETAVSRPGLGKPRYISVGYLDDTQFVRFHSDAENPRFEPRAPWMEQEGPEYWEQETQRAKGRVQWYGVNLRNLCSYYNQSEAGSHTIQGMSGCDMGSDGSLLRGYQQFAYDGRDYIALNDDLKTWTAVDLAAQITRRKWEQAGAADIDRAYLEGECLESLRRYLELGKETLLRTDPPKAHVTHHPRPEGDVTLRCWALGFYPADITLTWQLNGEELTQDMELVETRPAGDGTFQKWASVVVPFGEEQNYTCHVHHEGLSEPLTLKWEPPPSTNSNMVIIAVLAVLGAVAIIGAVVAFVMKIRRNTGGQGGDYAPAPG from the exons ATGGGGGCGATGGCTTCGTGCACACTGCTCCTGCTGCTGGCGGCCGCCCTGGCCCCAACCCAGACCCGCGCGG GCTCACACTCGCTGCGGTATTTCGAGACCGCCGTGTCCCGGCCCGGCCTCGGGAAACCCCGGTACATCTCTGTCGGCTATTTGGACGACACGCAGTTCGTGCGCTTCCACAGCGACGCGGAAAATCCGAGATTCGAGCCACGGGCACCGTGGATGGAGCAGGAGGGGCCGGAGTATTGGGAGCAGGAGACACAGAGAGCCAAGGGCCGTGTGCAGTGGTACGGAGTCAACCTGAGGAACCTGTGCAGCTACTACAACCAGAGCGAGGCCG GCTCTCACACAATCCAGGGGATGTCTGGCTGTGACATGGGGTCGGACGGCAGCCTCCTCCGCGGGTACCAGCAGTTCGCCTATGATGGCCGCGATTACATCGCCCTGAACGATGACCTGAAAACGTGGACAGCGGTGGACCTGGCGGCGCAGATCACCCGACGCAAGTGGGAGCAGGCTGGTGCTGCAGACATAGACAGGGCCTATCTGGAGGGCGAGTGCCTGGAGTCGCTCCGCAGATACCTGGAGCTCGGGAAGGAGACGCTGCTGCGCACAG ATCCCCCAAAGGCACATGTGACCCATCACCCCAGACCTGAAGGTGATGTCACCCTGAGGTGCTGGGCCCTGGGCTTCTACCCTGCTGACATCACCCTGACCTGGCAGTTGAATGGGGAGGAGCTGACCCAGGACATGGAGCTTGTGGAGACCAGGCCTGCAGGGGATGGAAccttccagaagtgggcatctgTAGTGGTGCCTTTTGGGGAGGAGCAGAATTACACATGTCATGTGCACCATGAGGGGCTGTCTGAGCCCCTCACCCTGAAATggg AGCCTCCTCCATCCACCAACTCCAATATGGTGATCATTGCTGTTCTGGCTGTCCTTGGAGCTGTGGCCATCATCGGAGCTGTGGTGGCTTTTGTGATGAAAATAAGGAGAAACACAG
- the LOC127669619 gene encoding H-2 class I histocompatibility antigen, D-B alpha chain-like isoform X35, whose translation MGAMASCTLLLLLAAALAPTQTRAGSHSLRYFETAVSRPGLGKPRYISVGYLDDTQFVRFHSDAENPRFEPRAPWMEQEGPEYWEQETQRAKGRVQWYGVNLRNLCSYYNQSEAGSHTIQGMSGCDMGSDGSLLRGYQQFAYDGRDYIALNDDLKTWTAVDLAAQITRRKWEQAGAADIDRAYLEGECLESLRRYLELGKETLLRTDPPKAHVTHHPRPEGDVTLRCWALGFYPADITLTWQLNGEELTQDMELVETRPAGDGTFQKWASVVVPFGEEQNYTCHVHHEGLSEPLTLKWEPPPSTNSNMVIIAVLAVLGAVAIIGAVVAFVMKIRRNTAFLLTGGQGGDYAPAPAGRQLPGVD comes from the exons ATGGGGGCGATGGCTTCGTGCACACTGCTCCTGCTGCTGGCGGCCGCCCTGGCCCCAACCCAGACCCGCGCGG GCTCACACTCGCTGCGGTATTTCGAGACCGCCGTGTCCCGGCCCGGCCTCGGGAAACCCCGGTACATCTCTGTCGGCTATTTGGACGACACGCAGTTCGTGCGCTTCCACAGCGACGCGGAAAATCCGAGATTCGAGCCACGGGCACCGTGGATGGAGCAGGAGGGGCCGGAGTATTGGGAGCAGGAGACACAGAGAGCCAAGGGCCGTGTGCAGTGGTACGGAGTCAACCTGAGGAACCTGTGCAGCTACTACAACCAGAGCGAGGCCG GCTCTCACACAATCCAGGGGATGTCTGGCTGTGACATGGGGTCGGACGGCAGCCTCCTCCGCGGGTACCAGCAGTTCGCCTATGATGGCCGCGATTACATCGCCCTGAACGATGACCTGAAAACGTGGACAGCGGTGGACCTGGCGGCGCAGATCACCCGACGCAAGTGGGAGCAGGCTGGTGCTGCAGACATAGACAGGGCCTATCTGGAGGGCGAGTGCCTGGAGTCGCTCCGCAGATACCTGGAGCTCGGGAAGGAGACGCTGCTGCGCACAG ATCCCCCAAAGGCACATGTGACCCATCACCCCAGACCTGAAGGTGATGTCACCCTGAGGTGCTGGGCCCTGGGCTTCTACCCTGCTGACATCACCCTGACCTGGCAGTTGAATGGGGAGGAGCTGACCCAGGACATGGAGCTTGTGGAGACCAGGCCTGCAGGGGATGGAAccttccagaagtgggcatctgTAGTGGTGCCTTTTGGGGAGGAGCAGAATTACACATGTCATGTGCACCATGAGGGGCTGTCTGAGCCCCTCACCCTGAAATggg AGCCTCCTCCATCCACCAACTCCAATATGGTGATCATTGCTGTTCTGGCTGTCCTTGGAGCTGTGGCCATCATCGGAGCTGTGGTGGCTTTTGTGATGAAAATAAGGAGAAACACAG CTTTCCTTCTCACAGGTGGACAAGGAGGAGACTATGCTCCAGCTCCAG CAGGAAGACAGCTGCCTGGAGTGGACTGA
- the LOC127669619 gene encoding H-2 class I histocompatibility antigen, D-B alpha chain-like isoform X19, which produces MGAMASCTLLLLLAAALAPTQTRAGSHSLRYFETAVSRPGLGKPRYISVGYLDDTQFVRFHSDAENPRFEPRAPWMEQEGPEYWEQETQRAKGRVQWYGVNLRNLCSYYNQSEAGSHTIQGMSGCDMGSDGSLLRGYQQFAYDGRDYIALNDDLKTWTAVDLAAQITRRKWEQAGAADIDRAYLEGECLESLRRYLELGKETLLRTDPPKAHVTHHPRPEGDVTLRCWALGFYPADITLTWQLNGEELTQDMELVETRPAGDGTFQKWASVVVPFGEEQNYTCHVHHEGLSEPLTLKWEPPPSTNSNMVIIAVLAVLGAVAIIGAVVAFVMKIRRNTAFLLTGGQGGDYAPAPGRDGSQSSDMSLPDCKGNTLGSD; this is translated from the exons ATGGGGGCGATGGCTTCGTGCACACTGCTCCTGCTGCTGGCGGCCGCCCTGGCCCCAACCCAGACCCGCGCGG GCTCACACTCGCTGCGGTATTTCGAGACCGCCGTGTCCCGGCCCGGCCTCGGGAAACCCCGGTACATCTCTGTCGGCTATTTGGACGACACGCAGTTCGTGCGCTTCCACAGCGACGCGGAAAATCCGAGATTCGAGCCACGGGCACCGTGGATGGAGCAGGAGGGGCCGGAGTATTGGGAGCAGGAGACACAGAGAGCCAAGGGCCGTGTGCAGTGGTACGGAGTCAACCTGAGGAACCTGTGCAGCTACTACAACCAGAGCGAGGCCG GCTCTCACACAATCCAGGGGATGTCTGGCTGTGACATGGGGTCGGACGGCAGCCTCCTCCGCGGGTACCAGCAGTTCGCCTATGATGGCCGCGATTACATCGCCCTGAACGATGACCTGAAAACGTGGACAGCGGTGGACCTGGCGGCGCAGATCACCCGACGCAAGTGGGAGCAGGCTGGTGCTGCAGACATAGACAGGGCCTATCTGGAGGGCGAGTGCCTGGAGTCGCTCCGCAGATACCTGGAGCTCGGGAAGGAGACGCTGCTGCGCACAG ATCCCCCAAAGGCACATGTGACCCATCACCCCAGACCTGAAGGTGATGTCACCCTGAGGTGCTGGGCCCTGGGCTTCTACCCTGCTGACATCACCCTGACCTGGCAGTTGAATGGGGAGGAGCTGACCCAGGACATGGAGCTTGTGGAGACCAGGCCTGCAGGGGATGGAAccttccagaagtgggcatctgTAGTGGTGCCTTTTGGGGAGGAGCAGAATTACACATGTCATGTGCACCATGAGGGGCTGTCTGAGCCCCTCACCCTGAAATggg AGCCTCCTCCATCCACCAACTCCAATATGGTGATCATTGCTGTTCTGGCTGTCCTTGGAGCTGTGGCCATCATCGGAGCTGTGGTGGCTTTTGTGATGAAAATAAGGAGAAACACAG CTTTCCTTCTCACAGGTGGACAAGGAGGAGACTATGCTCCAGCTCCAG GCAGGGACGGCTCCCAGAGCTCTGATATGTCTCTCCCAGATTGTAAAGGTAACACTCTAGGATCTGATTGA
- the LOC127669619 gene encoding H-2 class I histocompatibility antigen, D-B alpha chain-like isoform X18 gives MGAMASCTLLLLLAAALAPTQTRAGSHSLRYFETAVSRPGLGKPRYISVGYLDDTQFVRFHSDAENPRFEPRAPWMEQEGPEYWEQETQRAKGRVQWYGVNLRNLCSYYNQSEAGSHTIQGMSGCDMGSDGSLLRGYQQFAYDGRDYIALNDDLKTWTAVDLAAQITRRKWEQAGAADIDRAYLEGECLESLRRYLELGKETLLRTDPPKAHVTHHPRPEGDVTLRCWALGFYPADITLTWQLNGEELTQDMELVETRPAGDGTFQKWASVVVPFGEEQNYTCHVHHEGLSEPLTLKWEPPPSTNSNMVIIAVLAVLGAVAIIGAVVAFVMKIRRNTAFLLTGGQGGDYAPAPGRDGSQSSDMSLPDCKGRQLPGVD, from the exons ATGGGGGCGATGGCTTCGTGCACACTGCTCCTGCTGCTGGCGGCCGCCCTGGCCCCAACCCAGACCCGCGCGG GCTCACACTCGCTGCGGTATTTCGAGACCGCCGTGTCCCGGCCCGGCCTCGGGAAACCCCGGTACATCTCTGTCGGCTATTTGGACGACACGCAGTTCGTGCGCTTCCACAGCGACGCGGAAAATCCGAGATTCGAGCCACGGGCACCGTGGATGGAGCAGGAGGGGCCGGAGTATTGGGAGCAGGAGACACAGAGAGCCAAGGGCCGTGTGCAGTGGTACGGAGTCAACCTGAGGAACCTGTGCAGCTACTACAACCAGAGCGAGGCCG GCTCTCACACAATCCAGGGGATGTCTGGCTGTGACATGGGGTCGGACGGCAGCCTCCTCCGCGGGTACCAGCAGTTCGCCTATGATGGCCGCGATTACATCGCCCTGAACGATGACCTGAAAACGTGGACAGCGGTGGACCTGGCGGCGCAGATCACCCGACGCAAGTGGGAGCAGGCTGGTGCTGCAGACATAGACAGGGCCTATCTGGAGGGCGAGTGCCTGGAGTCGCTCCGCAGATACCTGGAGCTCGGGAAGGAGACGCTGCTGCGCACAG ATCCCCCAAAGGCACATGTGACCCATCACCCCAGACCTGAAGGTGATGTCACCCTGAGGTGCTGGGCCCTGGGCTTCTACCCTGCTGACATCACCCTGACCTGGCAGTTGAATGGGGAGGAGCTGACCCAGGACATGGAGCTTGTGGAGACCAGGCCTGCAGGGGATGGAAccttccagaagtgggcatctgTAGTGGTGCCTTTTGGGGAGGAGCAGAATTACACATGTCATGTGCACCATGAGGGGCTGTCTGAGCCCCTCACCCTGAAATggg AGCCTCCTCCATCCACCAACTCCAATATGGTGATCATTGCTGTTCTGGCTGTCCTTGGAGCTGTGGCCATCATCGGAGCTGTGGTGGCTTTTGTGATGAAAATAAGGAGAAACACAG CTTTCCTTCTCACAGGTGGACAAGGAGGAGACTATGCTCCAGCTCCAG GCAGGGACGGCTCCCAGAGCTCTGATATGTCTCTCCCAGATTGTAAAG GAAGACAGCTGCCTGGAGTGGACTGA